The Benincasa hispida cultivar B227 chromosome 11, ASM972705v1, whole genome shotgun sequence genome has a segment encoding these proteins:
- the LOC120091093 gene encoding cullin-3A-like isoform X1: MSAQKKRNFQIEAFKHRVVVDPKYAEKTWKILEHAIHEIYNHNASGLSFEELYRNAYNMVLHKFGEKLYSGLVNTMSFHLKEISKGIEAAQGELFLVELNRKWADHNKALQMIRDILMYMDRTFIPSTHKTPVHELGLNLWRDVVIHSSKTQTRLRDTLLELVHMERSGEVINRGLMRNIIKMLMDLGSSVYQEDFEKHFLDVSADFYRLESQQFIESCDCGDYLKKAERRLNEEIERVSHYLDARSEPKITSVVEKEMIESHMQRLVHMENSGLVNMFVDDKYEDLGRMYNLFRRVPSGLSIVRDVMTSYIRDTGKQLVTDPDRIKDPVDYVQRLLDLKDKYDKVISLAFNNDKTFQNALNSSFEYFINLNARSPEFISLFVDDKLRRGLRGVSEEDIEIVLDKVMMLFRYLQEKDVFEKYYKQHLAKRLLSGKTVSDDAERSLIVKLKTECGYQFTSKLEGMFTDMKTSQDTMQGFYARFGTELGEGPTLVVQVLTTGSWPTQASTTCNLPPEILGICEKFKSYYLGTHTGRRLSWQTNMGSADLKATFGKGQKHELNVSTYQMCVLMLFNNADRLSYRDIEQATEIPAVDLKRCLQSLACVKGRNVLRKEPMSKDIAEDDAFFFNDKFTSKLYKVKIGTVVAQRESEPENQETRQRVEEDRKPQIEAAIVRIMKARRVLDHNNIVTEVTKQLQSRFLPNPVVIKKRIESLIEREFLERDKEDRKLYRYLA; the protein is encoded by the exons ATGAGTGCGCAGAAGAAGAGGAATTTCCAGATAGAGGCCTTTAAACACCGGGTCGTGGTGGATCCGAAATATGCTGAGAAGACGTGGAAGATTTTGGAACATGCAATTCATGAGATTTACAATCATAACGCTAGCGGGCTTAGCTTTGAAGAGCTTTACAG AAATGCGTACAATATGGTGCTGCACAAATTTGGGGAAAAACTCTACTCTGGGCTCGTGAACACAATGTCATTTCATCTGAAAGAAATATCTAAAGGAATTGAAGCAGCTCAAGGAGAACTTTTTTTGGTAGAATTGAACAGGAAATGGGCAGACCACAACAAGGCTTTGCAAATGATCCGAGACATATTGATGTACATGGACAGAACTTTCATCCCAAGCACTCACAAAACCCCAGTTCATGAGCTCGGTTTGAATCTATGGAGGGATGTTGTTATCCACTCTAGCAAAACCCAGACCAGGCTCCGAGATACTCTTCTTGAACTTGTGCATATGGAAAGGAGTGGTGAAGTTATAAACAGGGGTTTAATGAGGAACATTATAAAGATGCTTATGGATTTAGGCTCTTCTGTTTACCAAGAAGACTTTGAAAAGCATTTTCTTGATGTCTCTGCAGATTTTTATCGTCTCGAGTCTCAGCAATTTATTGAGTCTTGCGACTGTGGGGATTATCTGAAGAAGGCCGAGAGACGCTTGAATGAAGAAATAGAAAGGGTGTCCCATTACTTAGATGCTAGAAGTGAACCTAAGATAACCAGCGTGGTGGAAAAAGAGATGATAGAAAGTCACATGCAAAGATTAGTCCACATGGAAAACTCAGGCTTAGTAAATATGTTTGTTGATGATAAATATGAAGATTTGGGCAGAATGTATAACTTGTTTCGCCGTGTACCTAGTGGACTCTCTATAGTAAGAGATGTCATGACATCTTACATCCGTGATACAGGTAAGCAGCTGGTGACAGATCCTGATAGGATAAAGGATCCTGTGGATTACGTGCAGCGACTCCTTGATTTGAAGGATAAATATGACAAGGTTATCAGCTTGGCATTCAACAATGACAAGACATTCCAAAATGCATTGAATTCCTcgtttgaatattttatcaacCTAAATGCTCGATCTCCAGAATTTATCTCTTTGTTTGTAGATGACAAGCTTCGCAGAGGATTGAGAGGGGTCAGTGAGGAAGATATAGAAATTGTGCTAGATAAGGTTATGATGCTTTTCCGTTACCTTCAAGAGAAAGATGTATTTGAGAAATATTACAAGCAACATTTGGCCAAGAGGCTTCTGTCTGGAAAAACTGTGTCTGACGATGCTGAAAGAAGTTTGATCGTTAAGCTCAAAACAGAGTGTGGGTACCAATTTACCTCTAAGTTGGAGGGTATGTTCACTGATATGAAGACGTCTCAGGATACAATGCAGGGTTTCTATGCAAGATTTGGTACTGAGTTAGGAGAAGGACCCACGCTAGTTGTGCAGGTTCTCACTACAGGTTCATGGCCAACTCAGGCCAGCACAACTTGCAATCTTCCTCCAGAAATTCTTGGGATATgtgaaaaatttaaaagctaCTACCTTGGGACGCATACTGGCCGAAGATTATCCTGGCAAACGAATATGGGTTCAGCCGATCTTAAAGCAACTTTTGGTAAGGGTCAGAAGCATGAGTTGAATGTTTCAACGTACCAAATGTGTGTGCTAATGCTGTTTAACAATGCTGATCGGTTGAGTTATAGAGACATTGAGCAAGCCACAGAGATTCCAGCTGTAGACTTGAAAAGATGTCTACAGTCATTAGCTTGTGTGAAAGGACGGAATGTCCTCCGGAAGGAGCCAATGAGTAAGGACATCGCTGAAGACGATGCATTTTTCTTCAACGATAAGTTCACGAGCAAGTTGTACAAGGTGAAAATCGGTACTGTGGTTGCACAGAGGGAGTCTGAGCCAGAAAACCAGGAAACGCGACAGAGGGTAGAGGAAGATCGGAAACCACAGATCGAGGCAGCTATAGTCAGAATAATGAAGGCAAGGCGAGTATTGGATCACAATAACATCG
- the LOC120091093 gene encoding cullin-3A-like isoform X2, which yields MVLHKFGEKLYSGLVNTMSFHLKEISKGIEAAQGELFLVELNRKWADHNKALQMIRDILMYMDRTFIPSTHKTPVHELGLNLWRDVVIHSSKTQTRLRDTLLELVHMERSGEVINRGLMRNIIKMLMDLGSSVYQEDFEKHFLDVSADFYRLESQQFIESCDCGDYLKKAERRLNEEIERVSHYLDARSEPKITSVVEKEMIESHMQRLVHMENSGLVNMFVDDKYEDLGRMYNLFRRVPSGLSIVRDVMTSYIRDTGKQLVTDPDRIKDPVDYVQRLLDLKDKYDKVISLAFNNDKTFQNALNSSFEYFINLNARSPEFISLFVDDKLRRGLRGVSEEDIEIVLDKVMMLFRYLQEKDVFEKYYKQHLAKRLLSGKTVSDDAERSLIVKLKTECGYQFTSKLEGMFTDMKTSQDTMQGFYARFGTELGEGPTLVVQVLTTGSWPTQASTTCNLPPEILGICEKFKSYYLGTHTGRRLSWQTNMGSADLKATFGKGQKHELNVSTYQMCVLMLFNNADRLSYRDIEQATEIPAVDLKRCLQSLACVKGRNVLRKEPMSKDIAEDDAFFFNDKFTSKLYKVKIGTVVAQRESEPENQETRQRVEEDRKPQIEAAIVRIMKARRVLDHNNIVTEVTKQLQSRFLPNPVVIKKRIESLIEREFLERDKEDRKLYRYLA from the coding sequence ATGGTGCTGCACAAATTTGGGGAAAAACTCTACTCTGGGCTCGTGAACACAATGTCATTTCATCTGAAAGAAATATCTAAAGGAATTGAAGCAGCTCAAGGAGAACTTTTTTTGGTAGAATTGAACAGGAAATGGGCAGACCACAACAAGGCTTTGCAAATGATCCGAGACATATTGATGTACATGGACAGAACTTTCATCCCAAGCACTCACAAAACCCCAGTTCATGAGCTCGGTTTGAATCTATGGAGGGATGTTGTTATCCACTCTAGCAAAACCCAGACCAGGCTCCGAGATACTCTTCTTGAACTTGTGCATATGGAAAGGAGTGGTGAAGTTATAAACAGGGGTTTAATGAGGAACATTATAAAGATGCTTATGGATTTAGGCTCTTCTGTTTACCAAGAAGACTTTGAAAAGCATTTTCTTGATGTCTCTGCAGATTTTTATCGTCTCGAGTCTCAGCAATTTATTGAGTCTTGCGACTGTGGGGATTATCTGAAGAAGGCCGAGAGACGCTTGAATGAAGAAATAGAAAGGGTGTCCCATTACTTAGATGCTAGAAGTGAACCTAAGATAACCAGCGTGGTGGAAAAAGAGATGATAGAAAGTCACATGCAAAGATTAGTCCACATGGAAAACTCAGGCTTAGTAAATATGTTTGTTGATGATAAATATGAAGATTTGGGCAGAATGTATAACTTGTTTCGCCGTGTACCTAGTGGACTCTCTATAGTAAGAGATGTCATGACATCTTACATCCGTGATACAGGTAAGCAGCTGGTGACAGATCCTGATAGGATAAAGGATCCTGTGGATTACGTGCAGCGACTCCTTGATTTGAAGGATAAATATGACAAGGTTATCAGCTTGGCATTCAACAATGACAAGACATTCCAAAATGCATTGAATTCCTcgtttgaatattttatcaacCTAAATGCTCGATCTCCAGAATTTATCTCTTTGTTTGTAGATGACAAGCTTCGCAGAGGATTGAGAGGGGTCAGTGAGGAAGATATAGAAATTGTGCTAGATAAGGTTATGATGCTTTTCCGTTACCTTCAAGAGAAAGATGTATTTGAGAAATATTACAAGCAACATTTGGCCAAGAGGCTTCTGTCTGGAAAAACTGTGTCTGACGATGCTGAAAGAAGTTTGATCGTTAAGCTCAAAACAGAGTGTGGGTACCAATTTACCTCTAAGTTGGAGGGTATGTTCACTGATATGAAGACGTCTCAGGATACAATGCAGGGTTTCTATGCAAGATTTGGTACTGAGTTAGGAGAAGGACCCACGCTAGTTGTGCAGGTTCTCACTACAGGTTCATGGCCAACTCAGGCCAGCACAACTTGCAATCTTCCTCCAGAAATTCTTGGGATATgtgaaaaatttaaaagctaCTACCTTGGGACGCATACTGGCCGAAGATTATCCTGGCAAACGAATATGGGTTCAGCCGATCTTAAAGCAACTTTTGGTAAGGGTCAGAAGCATGAGTTGAATGTTTCAACGTACCAAATGTGTGTGCTAATGCTGTTTAACAATGCTGATCGGTTGAGTTATAGAGACATTGAGCAAGCCACAGAGATTCCAGCTGTAGACTTGAAAAGATGTCTACAGTCATTAGCTTGTGTGAAAGGACGGAATGTCCTCCGGAAGGAGCCAATGAGTAAGGACATCGCTGAAGACGATGCATTTTTCTTCAACGATAAGTTCACGAGCAAGTTGTACAAGGTGAAAATCGGTACTGTGGTTGCACAGAGGGAGTCTGAGCCAGAAAACCAGGAAACGCGACAGAGGGTAGAGGAAGATCGGAAACCACAGATCGAGGCAGCTATAGTCAGAATAATGAAGGCAAGGCGAGTATTGGATCACAATAACATCG